In the genome of Salvelinus sp. IW2-2015 linkage group LG25, ASM291031v2, whole genome shotgun sequence, one region contains:
- the LOC111951621 gene encoding arylsulfatase I → MVMRGAVESGFPLLGVAVLAFLCCMRGGQTQDDSGSGGIPGTMPPHLIFILADDQGYGDVGYHGSDIHTPVLDQLAGEGVKLENYYVQPICSPSRSQLMTGRYQIHTGLQHSIIRARQPLCLPPDAPTLAERLQEAGYSTHMVGKWHLGFCRPGCLPTGRGFQSFLGSLTGSGDHFSYQSCDQAEACGFDLHDGDRPAWEMSGNYSTTLYIERVKKILRAHDPRKPLFLYLALQAVHTPLQAPNHFLQRYSALDNRPRRHYAAMVSCVDEGVGVLVQELRTRGLYQNSVLVYSSDNGGQPLSGGCNWPLRGGKGTYWEGGVRAVGFVHSPLLKRKGKVSKALIHVSDWYPTLLSLAGAPEKDRGQLDGHNVWGAISQGLPCPRTEILFNIDPVSRRPGEADSRTLALNGFGIWDTALRAAIRAGDWKLLTGNVGDGDWVPPQTLPGGPHQWQGMEKRRDQRGKSVWLFNITADPYERSDLADARPEVVKILLARLAEYNQTAVPPRNPPDDHMADPQLHGGVWTPWLGEEGSEGSEGSGEGGKGKGKSSKMRHCKVCKLKALFKKVGSRMQRSSLFF, encoded by the exons ATGGTTATGAGAGGGGCTGTCGAGTCGGGCTTCCCCCTGCTCGGAGTGGCCGTACTAGCCTTTCTCTGCTGCATGCGAGGGGGTCAGACCCAGGATGACTCGGGCTCTGGGGGGATCCCAGGCACCATGCCTCCCCACCTCATCTTCATCCTGGCGGATGACCAGGGCTATGGGGACGTGGGCTACCATGGCTCGGACATCCACACTCCGGTCctggaccagctggctggagaagGGGTGAAGCTGGAGAACTACTATGTCCAACCGATCTGCTCACCCTCACGCAGCCAGCTTATGACCGGGCG GTACCAGATTCACACGGGCCTCCAGCATTCTATCATCCGGGCACGCCAGCCGCTGTGCCTGCCCCCGGATGCGCCCACCCTGGCTGAGCGGCTGCAGGAAGCGGGCTACAGCACCCACATGGTAGGAAAGTGGCACCTGGGCTTCTGCCGGCCGGGCTGCCTGCCCACGGGCCGCGGCTTCCAGAGCTTCCTGGGCTCCCTGACTGGCAGCGGTGACCACTTCTCCTACCAGAGCTGTGACCAGGCTGAGGCCTGCGGCTTCGACCTGCACGATGGGGACAGACCAGCCTGGGAGATGAGCGGTAACTACTCCACAACACTCTACATAGAGAG GGTTAAGAAGATCCTGAGGGCCCATGACCCCCGGAAGCCCCTCTTCCTGTACCTGGCCCTCCAGGCCGTCCACACACCCCTCCAGGCACCAAACCACTTTCTGCAACGCTACAGTGCCCTGGACAACCGCCCGCGACGACACTACGCAGCCATGGTGAGCTGTGTTGACGAGGGTGTGGGGGTGCTGGTGCAGGAGCTGAGGACTCGTGGCCTCTACCAGAACTCTGTCCTGGTCTACTCCTCAGACAACGGGGGCCAGCCCCTCTCTGGGGGCTGCAACTGGCCACTGCGTGGGGGGAAGGGCACGTACTGGGAGGGGGGAGTACGGGCGGTGGGTTTYGTCCACAGCCCACTCCtgaagaggaaaggaaaggtgAGCAAGGCACTGATACATGTTTCTGACTGGTACCcaaccctgctgtctctggcgGGGGCACCGGAGAAGGACCGAGGCCAGCTGGACGGCCACAATGTGTGGGGGGCCATCAGCCAGGGGCTGCCTTGCCCCCGCACTGAGATCCTGTTCAACATCGACCCGGTATCCCGACGGCCTGGGGAGGCAGACTCCAGGACCCTGGCCCTTAACGGCTTTGGCATCTGGGACACGGCATTGCGGGCGGCAATCCGGGCCGGGGACTGGAAGTTGCTGACGGGAAATGTGGGTGATGGGGACTGGGTGCCCCCTCAGACCCTGCCCGGGGGGCCCCATCAGTGGCAGGGCATGGAGAAACGTCGGGACCAGAGAGGGAAGTCTGTGTGGCTTTTCAACATCACCGCTGACCCTTATGAGAGGTCAGACCTAGCCGATGCAAGGCCTGAGGTGGTCAAAATACTGCTGGCCAGGCTGGCCGAGTACAACCAGACGGCTGTGCCGCCCCGAAACCCCCCCGATGACCACATGGCGGACCCCCAGCTCCATGGGGGGGTGTGGACACCATGGCTGGGTGAGGAGGGCAGCGAGGGTTCAGAGGGCagcggggagggagggaaagggaaggggaaGAGTAGTAAAATGAGGCACTGTAAGGTGTGCAAACTGAAAGCCCTCTTTAAGAAGGTGGGCTCCCGGATGCAGaggtcctctctcttcttttag